A region of the Flintibacter sp. KGMB00164 genome:
AAGCTGTACGCCTTTATAAGGCTTCCAGGCGAGGGGCAGGGAAATCAGTGATGTTTCTCTCCTTACGGGGGCAGAAGCGAAACGAAGTTTCGCAAAAAGCTTTTTTGCATACTTTTTTCTCGAAAAAAGTATGGCTTTCTTTCAAGAAAGCGGCTTAACCTTTCTTTTTAGAAGCCAGCTTCATGCGCTCGCCGTGATCCAGGATGCGCTTACGCAGGCGCAGGTTCTCGGGGGTGCACTCCAGCAGCTCGTCGTCGGCCAGGAACTCCAGGCACTGCTCCAGGCTCATCTGCTTGGGAGGAGTCAGGCGCAGGGCGTCATCGGAGCCGGAGGCGCGCATGTTGGTCAGCTGCTTCTTCTTACACACGTTGACGGAGATATCCTCAGCCTTGGGGGTCTCGCCCACGATCATGCCGGCGTAAACGGGCACGCCCGCGCCGATGAACAGGGTGCCACGCTCCTGGGCGTTGAACAGACCGTAGGTAACGGCATCGCCGGTCTCGAAGGCCACCAGAGAGCCGGTGCTGCGGCGCTGGATCTCGCCCTTCATGGGAGCGTACTTCTCAAAGACGGAAGCCATGATGCCCTCGCCCTTGGTGTCGGTGAGGAACTCGTTGCGGTAACCGAACAGGCCGCGGGAAGGAACCAGGAACTCCAGCTTGGTGCGGTTGCCCACGGGGTTCATGGACTGGAACTCGCCCTTGCGGGAGCCCAGCTTCTCCATCACCGCGCCCACGCAGTCGTTGGGCACGTCGGCCACCAGGCGCTCGATGGGCTCGCACTTCTTGCCGTCGATCTCCTGGTAGAGCACACGGGGGGGAGAAACCTGGAACTCATAGCCTTCCCGGCGCATGGTCTCCATCAGGATGGACAGAGACATCTCGCCGCGGCCGGCTACATTAAAGGAATCGGTGGAGTCCTCCATCTCGGTGACCTTCAGGGACACGTCCTTCAGAGTCTCACGGAACAGGCGGTCCCGCAGCTGGCGGGAGGTGACGAACTTGCCCTCCTTGCCCGCGAAGGGAGAGTCGTTGACGGAGAAGGTCATCTCGATGGTGGGAGCGGAGATCTTTACGAACTCCATGGGCTCCACACAGTCGGGGGCGCAGATGGTGTCGCCGATGGTGATGTCGCCGATGCCGCTCATGGCAATGATGTTGCCCGCGGTGGCCTCGGTGACGGGCACCTTGGCCAGACCGTCAAACTGGTACAGGGCGGTAGCCTTGGCCTTCTTGGCGGGAGCGTCGGGATCGTGGTAGTTGCACACGGCGATCTCCTGGTTCTGCTTGATGGTGCCCCGCTCGATGCGGCCGATGGCGATACGGCCCACGAACTCGCTGTAATCGATGGAGCTCACCAGCATCTGGAAGGGAGCTTCCTCGTCCACGTCGGGAGCGGGGATATACTCCAGAATGGTGTCGAAGAGAGGCTTGAGGTCGCTGCCCGCCTCGTCAGGCTGGACGGAGGCAGTGCCCTGACGGCCGGAGCAGAAGAGCATGGGGCTGTCCAGCTGCTCGTCGGTGGCGTCCAGATCCATCAGCAGCTCCAGCACCTCGTCGATGACCTCGTAGACGCGCTGGTCGGGACGGTCGATCTTGTTGACCACCACGATAACACGGTGGCCCAGCTCCAGGGCCTTGGACAGCACAAAGCGGGTCTGAGGCATGGGGCCCTCGGCGGCGTCCACCAGCAGGATAACGCCGTTGACCATCTTCAGGATACGCTCCACCTCGCCGCCGAAGTCGGCGTGGCCCGGGGTGTCCACGATGTTGATCTTCACATCGCCGTACTGCACGGCGGTGTTCTTGGCGGTAATGGTAATGCCGCGCTCACGCTCCAGATCGTTGGAGTCCATCACGCGCTCCACCACAGTCTGATTCTCACGGTAGACGCCGGACTGCTTGAGCATCTGGTCTACCAGGGTGGTCTTGCCGTGGTCGACGTGAGCAATAATGGCGATATTTCTCAGCTTCTCATTCTTCATCTGCAAATTCCTCCTGTATGCCGTCAGCCGCTCCCCTGCGAAGCAGCACAATACGCTTTGACGAAACATTATACCGCCAGATGGCGGAAAAAGCAACGGTCCGTGAAAAAATCTCACACAAATTTGACTCAAAACCACCCCTCTCTTCCAGAAAAAAAGACGGCAGGGCGGTGGAAAGAGATGTGGAAAAGTGTGTGGAAAGTGTGTAAAACCGAAAAGATGTTCGACAGCTCTTGACAAACTCGAACATATGTTGTATCTTACGAATAGAACATCTGTTCTTGACTCCCATGGAGCAGGAACTGGAGGATACAGGGAGGGAACGCCATGCAGACCGTATATCAGACCATCTCCATCCGACCCCGGTGGGAGGCTCCCCGGGCGGAGGAAAAGATCATTGATCTGGCCCAGTACCGCCGGAAGCTGGAGCGGCAGGAAGAGCTGGAAGAGGCGGACGTGCAGCCCCGGGTCCGGTCCAGCCAGCGGCGCAACCGCTGGGGGCTCTACTGGGATGCGGTGGCCAGCTTGGGTGTGGTGGCCATGGCGGTGACCTTCTGCGTGGAGCTGCTGTTGTAAGATTACTTTAAAGAAGGAAGGGTTCCGCCCTGCGGGGCGGGTTCCTTTTTGCTTGCCCAAAAAGGAACCAAAAATGCCCTGGGGGTTGATTCCGGTGAGCGCCTACGCACAGCGGGCGCTCACAGTCATCTGCCCCCCAGACCCCCAAATACGGGGGACGCTCTCCTGAGAACTTGGCACTTGCGTCCGGCGGCTCCGAACACATGATCTTGCGTCCTGCTTGCCTCGGGGATATTGTCCCCTACCCGGTCAGAAATTTTAAAGTGTCTGCGCTGTACGGACACCGCCTACGCTGGCAAAACTGTGGCAGCTGGTCCGTCGACCACTGCCGCACCGAACAGGTAGGCAGGCAGCAGGCGGCGTGCGATAGAATGAAACAACCCACAAATTTTGATGGAAAAAGGCCCCAGTGGGCCGAGAGGAGAAGAAAGCAAGGTCAAAGCTTAGGCCGCCGGAAATTACGAACAAACCAAAGTGGCCCGCTTTCGTAAAAATGGGGTCCAGGGGTGGCGACTTGGAACGCCCGCTCCGCGTGGCGTTCCTCGGAGCCACACTCCCTGGTGCCTTTTTGGTTCCTTTTTGGGCAAGCAAAAAGGAACACCCGTCCCCCAAAAACAAAAAACTTATCCACATTTTTCATCCAAACTGTGGACAAAAAACCGGAACCTGAGCAGCTCCAAGAGTCGCCAAGGTTCCGGTTTGATTATTGTTTATGGAAAGGAAAAGTCAGGCAGAAACACAGATTCCAAGCACCCGCTGCCCCAGGGCATCCAGCAGCAGCACGTGCTCCCCAGTCCGGGACAGGATCACGCAGCGGCCCACGCCGCCCTCCACCGCCTGGAGAGCCAGCTTCAGCGTCTCGGCCAGAGAGGGGGGCAGCGCACCCTCTTCCAGAAGGGCGGCGGCCTTCTTGCCGTCCATGCGGAGAAGCTCTGCTTGGCGGTTCTCTCCCAGAGCCAGAGAGGGCTCCTCATCCACAAAGTAGATGAGTTTATCCACATGCATGCTCTGCGCGGTGGACAAAGCCTGTGCCCGGTCCTGCATTAGCACCGCCGTGCCGCCCGCGGCCGTGATGGCGGCGGCATCGGCGGCAATGTCCTGGCCCTGTTCCGGCAGGCAGATGACAAAGGTCTTGCCCTTCACCTGCTCCAGAGCGGGCAGAGTCTCCAGCGCCTTCTGGGCCGGAGCGGCGGGGGTGAGACGGTGGCGCAGGTCGTACTCCTGCAAAAATGCCTGGACGTATTCCACGTCGGTGGGGGTGTCGATATACTCGGTGCCCCGCTTCTGGCGGGTCTCCCGGCCCTTGCCGGTGAGCAGAAGCACGGTGGGCTTTTCGCTCTCCAGCACCGCCTGACGGATGGCCTCGCCCCGGTTGGGGATGATGCGGCAGCGGGCTTTGCCCTTTTCCACGTTGGGACGGATCTCGTTGCAGATGTCCAGAGTATCCTCCTCCCCGCTGTCCTCCTCGGTGAGGTAGACCCGGTCACACCAGGCGCCGGCGGCCTCGCCCAGGTCGTGGCGGCGGTCGTAGGCCTTTTTGCCCGGACAGCCAAACACGATGGCCAGCTCCCGCTCGGGGTATTCCGCCCGGACGGAGGAAAACAGGGTCTCAAAGCTCAGGCGGTTGTGGGCGTAGTCCACAATAGACAGCACCCGCCCGTCGGCATTGGCGTACACCTCCATGCGGCCGGGCACCCGCGCCCGCACCAGTCCGTCGTACACCGCCCACTCAGGGATGTCCAGGGCCTCGCACAGGGCGGCGGCTCCCAGGGCGTTCTCTACGTTAAAGAGACCGGGCATGGTCAGCCGCATCTGGCGGGTGTACCGGGGGGTGCGCAGAGTAAAGAGGATCTGCCCGTCCTCCTTGTGTACGTCGCTGGCGTACACCTGGGCGGCGGGGTCCTTCTGGGAGAAGGTAATGATGGGCGCTCCGGCGGCCTGGGCGGCCTCCATCACCCGCTGGGCGTGGTCACAGTCCAGGTTCACGCAGCTGATGTGGGCCTGGGCAAAGATCTTCAGTTTGGAGGCAAAATAGTCCTCAAAATCGGGGTGCTCAATGGGGGAAATGTGGTCGTAGCCGATGTTGAGGAAGCAGGCGGCGGCAAACTCGGTGCATAGGGAGCGGTGGTATTTCAGCGCCTGGCTGGATACCTCCATGGTCACATATTCCAGCCCGGACTGGGCGGCGTTGGCGAAGTGGCGCTGGAGGTCCAGAGGCTCCGGGGTGGTGAGGTGGGACTCAAAGCGCTCCACGCCGTCGTAGGTGTCGATGGAGGAGACAACGCCCGTCTCCCCTCTCCCCTGG
Encoded here:
- the murE gene encoding UDP-N-acetylmuramoyl-L-alanyl-D-glutamate--2,6-diaminopimelate ligase, with product MTIPVHTLGDYLDLLSEQNLLAAPIPDGLDRSQRVTGLTCDSRQVAPGTLFIRKGAHFQTKFLEMARDQGAMACVSQEEDTIPGLPRIAITDTRKVLAPLADRFYDHPSGKLKVIGITGTKGKSSTAYYMKSILDRYQESQGRGETGVVSSIDTYDGVERFESHLTTPEPLDLQRHFANAAQSGLEYVTMEVSSQALKYHRSLCTEFAAACFLNIGYDHISPIEHPDFEDYFASKLKIFAQAHISCVNLDCDHAQRVMEAAQAAGAPIITFSQKDPAAQVYASDVHKEDGQILFTLRTPRYTRQMRLTMPGLFNVENALGAAALCEALDIPEWAVYDGLVRARVPGRMEVYANADGRVLSIVDYAHNRLSFETLFSSVRAEYPERELAIVFGCPGKKAYDRRHDLGEAAGAWCDRVYLTEEDSGEEDTLDICNEIRPNVEKGKARCRIIPNRGEAIRQAVLESEKPTVLLLTGKGRETRQKRGTEYIDTPTDVEYVQAFLQEYDLRHRLTPAAPAQKALETLPALEQVKGKTFVICLPEQGQDIAADAAAITAAGGTAVLMQDRAQALSTAQSMHVDKLIYFVDEEPSLALGENRQAELLRMDGKKAAALLEEGALPPSLAETLKLALQAVEGGVGRCVILSRTGEHVLLLDALGQRVLGICVSA
- the typA gene encoding translational GTPase TypA, giving the protein MKNEKLRNIAIIAHVDHGKTTLVDQMLKQSGVYRENQTVVERVMDSNDLERERGITITAKNTAVQYGDVKINIVDTPGHADFGGEVERILKMVNGVILLVDAAEGPMPQTRFVLSKALELGHRVIVVVNKIDRPDQRVYEVIDEVLELLMDLDATDEQLDSPMLFCSGRQGTASVQPDEAGSDLKPLFDTILEYIPAPDVDEEAPFQMLVSSIDYSEFVGRIAIGRIERGTIKQNQEIAVCNYHDPDAPAKKAKATALYQFDGLAKVPVTEATAGNIIAMSGIGDITIGDTICAPDCVEPMEFVKISAPTIEMTFSVNDSPFAGKEGKFVTSRQLRDRLFRETLKDVSLKVTEMEDSTDSFNVAGRGEMSLSILMETMRREGYEFQVSPPRVLYQEIDGKKCEPIERLVADVPNDCVGAVMEKLGSRKGEFQSMNPVGNRTKLEFLVPSRGLFGYRNEFLTDTKGEGIMASVFEKYAPMKGEIQRRSTGSLVAFETGDAVTYGLFNAQERGTLFIGAGVPVYAGMIVGETPKAEDISVNVCKKKQLTNMRASGSDDALRLTPPKQMSLEQCLEFLADDELLECTPENLRLRKRILDHGERMKLASKKKG